The following nucleotide sequence is from Tardiphaga alba.
GTGGACACCGGAGGCGAGCGCGCTCAGCGTGCGGCTTGCTTGCGCCGAGGCCGTGCAAAGCGGGATCACCACGGTCAATAACTGGGCGCACAACATCAAGGCGCGCGACTTCGCCGATGCGGAGGTCGAGGCGCAGAAAGCGAGTGGCCTGCGCGGTCGATTCTCGTATGGCTATCCGCAGCCGATCGGCAAAGCCGTGATGATGGATCTCGACGGGATCGAGATCATGCGCAACGAAGAATTTACCGAGAAGACGCGCGGTCTGCTGTCGCTCGGCCTTTGCGTGCGCGGTCCCGACCGCTGTGAGCCCGTCGCCTGGCGTGGCGAATGGGCGGCGGCGCGTGAATTCAAGCTGCCGATCACCAGCCATATCGCCTCCGATCGCGCAGCTGCTGCGATGGGCGGAATCCTCACGCTTCACCGCGAAGGAATGCTGGGGCCGGACGTGTTGCTGGTTCATGCCACGCATGCGAGCCCGTCCGATTTGCGGCTGCTGGCGGAGACAAAATCGCCGCTGTCGATCAGCCCTTGGACCGAACTCGAAGTCGGCTATGGCCTGCCGCCATTGGCGCAGATGATGGATGCACGCGTGCCGATGAGCCTGTCGGTGGACAATATGGTGCTCGCCGGCAATGCCGACATGTTCGGTGTGATGCGGGTGACCGCGGATCTCGCCGCCGGCATGGCGGAGAAGCAGGGCGCGTTGTCGGATCGGATGGCACTGCAATGGGCCACCATGGGAGGCGCCGAGGCGCTCGGTCTCGGCAAAATTGTAGGCAGTCTCACCGTCGGCAAACGCGCGGATCTCATCGCGGTGCGGATGGACAGCCTCAACACCAGCCCTGTGAAGAACGTGGATTTCCTGCTGACCCATGCGGCGCGCCCGAATGATGTCGACTT
It contains:
- a CDS encoding amidohydrolase family protein, with protein sequence MAISRRNFLLGSSAVAVSCASPLFGHAQSIPAPQGEVVLAGGYVLSLDPVIGDLPKGDVHIRNGAIVAIAASIAAPGVPRRDMAGRIVMPGFVDTHWHMWNSIARGFGNSRLGPFAKSMGALSRVWTPEASALSVRLACAEAVQSGITTVNNWAHNIKARDFADAEVEAQKASGLRGRFSYGYPQPIGKAVMMDLDGIEIMRNEEFTEKTRGLLSLGLCVRGPDRCEPVAWRGEWAAAREFKLPITSHIASDRAAAAMGGILTLHREGMLGPDVLLVHATHASPSDLRLLAETKSPLSISPWTELEVGYGLPPLAQMMDARVPMSLSVDNMVLAGNADMFGVMRVTADLAAGMAEKQGALSDRMALQWATMGGAEALGLGKIVGSLTVGKRADLIAVRMDSLNTSPVKNVDFLLTHAARPNDVDFVMIDGVVHKESGRHSRIDVPALLAESADMIRRLRIQADI